The following proteins come from a genomic window of Methanobacterium sp.:
- a CDS encoding TetR/AcrR family transcriptional regulator translates to MNSKKTDEKSKTTKEKIFDVALDLFSEKGFNAVSVREIAREVGIRESSIYNHYKNKEAILDAIMEYFMLELHGGEISEEKGTQVMEPYPEDPEIYLQQGTRMYLEQISTPKMEKIWRLVSIETYRNEKIREFFKKELLETPLKIWEETFQMMIDQKMIKPLNPKILAQEYFSFAIYLFFEYYILRYDEDFDSFMELALDKMADHNEFFLKLIKIKNK, encoded by the coding sequence ATGAATAGTAAAAAAACTGATGAAAAATCGAAAACAACTAAAGAAAAAATCTTTGATGTGGCCCTTGATCTATTCTCAGAGAAGGGTTTCAACGCTGTTTCTGTGAGAGAAATAGCTCGAGAAGTGGGAATACGTGAAAGTTCGATTTACAATCATTATAAAAATAAAGAAGCCATTTTAGATGCTATAATGGAATATTTCATGTTAGAACTCCATGGCGGTGAGATTTCTGAGGAAAAGGGAACACAAGTAATGGAACCGTACCCTGAAGACCCTGAAATTTATTTACAACAAGGAACCCGAATGTACCTTGAACAAATAAGCACCCCTAAAATGGAGAAAATATGGCGTCTAGTATCCATTGAAACATATCGCAACGAAAAAATAAGAGAATTTTTCAAAAAAGAACTTTTAGAAACCCCACTGAAAATCTGGGAGGAAACTTTCCAGATGATGATAGACCAAAAGATGATCAAACCCTTAAACCCAAAAATACTAGCCCAAGAATATTTCTCATTCGCTATCTACCTGTTCTTTGAATACTACATCCTCAGGTACGATGAAGACTTCGATTCATTCATGGAACTGGCCCTGGATAAAATGGCCGACCACAATGAATTCTTCCTAAAACTCATTAAAATCAAAAACAAATAA